In Prunus dulcis chromosome 1, ALMONDv2, whole genome shotgun sequence, the following are encoded in one genomic region:
- the LOC117623849 gene encoding transcription factor MYB30-like translates to MVRAPCCEKMGLKKGPWTPEEDQILVSFIQKYGHGNWRALPKQAGLLRCGKSCRLRWINYLRPDIKRGNFTTEEEEAIIKLHEMLGNRWSAIAARLPGRTDNEIKNVWHTHLKKRLKDKTSTSSPASSASNVTSQSAEPENMNSPQPSSSSSDVSSVTEVSAALTDDNHQDMITIKGENMELSETFPEIDDSFWSEALSADNSSIPLEFPEATNDQAQPQFPITENDSGELGFTFGPNMDDGMEFWYDLFIRAGHGDTPKLPEF, encoded by the exons atggtgaGAGCTCCTTGCTGCGAGAAGATGGGATTGAAGAAAGGGCCATGGACACCTGAAGAAGACCAAATTCTAGTTTCCTTCATCCAAAAATATGGTCATGGAAACTGGCGTGCCCTGCCAAAGCAAGCTG GCTTGTTGAGATGTGGGAAGAGCTGCAGACTCCGGTGGATAAACTATTTGAGACCCGATATCAAGAGAGGAAACTTCACaacagaagaagaggaagctaTCATTAAGTTGCATGAAATGCTGGGTAACAG GTGGTCAGCAATTGCAGCAAGATTACCAGGACGCACAGACAACGAGATAAAAAATGTATGGCACACCCACTTGAAGAAAAGACTCAAAGATAAGACTTCAACCTCATCACCAGCAAGCAGTGCTTCCAATGTCACAAGCCAATCTGCTGAGCCAGAAAATATGAATTCTCCACAACCATCTTCCAGTTCCAGTGATGTTTCCTCAGTCACAGAAGTCTCAGCTGCATTGACTGATGATAATCACCAGGACATGATAACCATCAAAGGCGAAAACATGGAGCTTTCGGAAACATTCCCCGAAATCGACGACAGTTTCTGGTCTGAGGCACTCTCAGCTGATAATTCCAGCATCCCATTGGAATTTCCAGAGGCCACAAATGATCAAGCACAACCCCAATTTCCAATCACTGAAAACGATTCAGGGGAGTTGGGTTTTACTTTTGGTCCAAACATGGATGATGGCATGGAGTTTTGGTACGACCTTTTCATTAGAGCTGGCCATGGGGACACACCGAAGTTACCAGAATTTTGA
- the LOC117616179 gene encoding malate dehydrogenase: MAKGPVRVLVTGAAGQIGYALVPMIARGVMLGADQPVILHLLDIPPAAEALNGVKMELVDAAFPLLKGVVATTDVVEACTGVNIAVMVGGFPRKEGMERKDVMSKNVSIYKSQASALEKHAAANCKVLVVANPANTNALILKEFAPSIPEKNITCLTRLDHNRALGQVSERLNVQVSDVKNVIIWGNHSSSQYPDVNHATVKTPSGEKAVRELVADDAWLTGEFITTVQQRGAAIIKARKLSSALSAASSACDHIRDWVLGTPEGTWVSMGVYSDGSYNVPSGLIYSFPVTCQNGEWKIVQGLSIDEFSRKKLDATADELSEEKALAYSCLS, encoded by the exons ATGGCGAAAGGACCAGTTCGCGTCCTCGTTACTGGAGCCGCAG GACAAATTGGATATGCGCTTGTACCAATGATCGCAAGGGGAGTGATGCTGGGAGCTGACCAGCCGGTGATTCTTCACCTGCTTGATATCCCACCAGCTGCTGAGGCTTTGAATGGTGTCAAGATGGAGTTGGTCGATGCTGCTTTCCCTCTTCTTAAAG GTGTTGTTGCTACGACTGATGTTGTGGAGGCATGCACTGGAGTCAACATTGCCGTTATGGTTGGTGGCTTCCCAAGGAAGGAAGGCATGGAAAGAAAAGATGTCATGTCAAAGAACGTTTCTATTTACAAGTCACAAGCTTCTGCTCTGGAGAAGCACGCAGCTGCTAACTGCAAG GTTTTGGTTGTTGCTAATCCTGCAAACACCAATGCACTGATCTTGAAGGAATTTGCACCATCAATTCCTGAGAAAAACATAACCTGTTTGACTAGACTGGATCATAACAGGGCTTTGGGCCAGGTTTCAGAGAGATTGAACGTTCAAGTTTCTGATGTTAAAAATGTTATTATCTGGGGAAACCACTCATCATCACAGTATCCTGATGTCAACCATGCAACTGTCAAGACACCTTCTGGAGAGAAAGCTGTTCGTGAGCTTGTTGCTGATGATGCATG GTTGACCGGAGAATTCATTACCACTGTTCAACAACGTGGTGCTGCAATCATCAAGGCTCGTAAGCTGTCCAGTGCATTATCTGCTGCTAGCTCTGCTTGTGATCACATTCGTGATTGGGTACTTGGAACCCCCGAG GGCACCTGGGTTTCCATGGGTGTGTACTCTGATGGCTCATACAATGTTCCTTCTGGTCTCATTTACTCATTCCCAGTCACTTGCCAAAATGGGGAGTGGAAGATTGTTCAAG GGCTCTCTATTGACGAGTTCTCTAGGAAGAAGTTGGACGCAACCGCAGACGAGCTCAGTGAGGAAAAGGCTTTGGCATACTCTTGCCTCTCTTGA
- the LOC117616711 gene encoding pre-mRNA-splicing factor SLU7-like: protein MNSPTGHQRFENRFRCSSVFPEESGPFSFGASLPLFFQKSLVLSPLLLLFLHSVMATASVAFKSREDHRKQIELEEARKAGLAPAEVDEDGKEINPHIPQYMSSAPWYLNAERPSLKHQRKWKSDPNYTKSWYDRGAKIYHPDKYRKGACENCGAMTHSAKSCMERPRKKGAKWTNFHIAPDEKIEMFELDYDGKRDRWNGFDAATYACVIERYEARDEARRKYLKEQQLKKLEEKNNKQNGEGEVSDDDEDNDALKVDEAKVDESKQMDFAKVEKRVRTTGGGSTGTVRNLRIREDTAKYLLNLDVNSAYYDPKTRSMREDPLPDADPNEKFYGGDNQYRVSGQALEFKKLNIHAWEAFEKGQDIHMQAAPSQAELLYKNFKVIKDKLKSRMKDTIMEKYGNAATKEVLPKELLLGQSEKQVEYDRAGRVVKGMETSLPKSKYEEDVYINNHTSVWGSWWKDHQWGYKCCKQTIRNSYCTGAAGIEVAEEAAGLMKANVARKAASEEMPAPTEEKGLATWGTDVPDDLVLDQKKLDDALKKEDKRRKEEKDERKRKYNVKWDDEVTPEEMEAYRMKKIHNDDPMKDFLHCQLGLPFFWIL from the exons ATGAACTCGCCAACTGGTCACCAACGCTTCGAAAATCGCTTTCGTTGTTCCTCTGTTTTTCCAGAAGAGTCTGGTCCTTTCTCCTTTGGTGCTTctcttcctctgtttttccAGAAGAGTCTGGTCCTTTCTCCTTTGTTGCTTCTCTTCCTGCATTCAGTTATGGCTACGGCATCAG TGGCTTTCAAGTCAAGGGAGGATCATCGGAAGCAGATTGAATTGGAGGAAGCACGTAAAGCTGGGTTAGCACCAGCTGAAGTTGATGAAGATGGGAAAGAGATTAATCCTCACATTCCTCAATATATGTCATCTGCGCCCTGGTATCTTAATGCTGAGAGACCA AGTTTAAAACATCAAAGGAAATGGAAATCCGATCCGAATTATACAAAATCCTGGTATGACAGAGGTGCAAAGATTTATCACCCGGATAAGTACCGGAAAGGAGCATGTGAAAA CTGTGGGGCCATGACACATAGCGCTAAGTCCTGCATGGAGAGGCCTAGAAAGAAAGGAGCAAAGTGGACAAATTTTCACATTGCACCTGATGAAAAGATAGAGATGTTTGAGCTGGATTATGATGGAAAACGGGATAGATGGAATGGTTTTGATGCAGCAACTTATGCTTGTGTCATTGAGAGATACGAAGCAAGGGATGAGGCTAGAAGGAAATACCTGAAGGAGCAGCAGCTGAAAAAGTTGgaggagaaaaataataagcaGAATGGGGAGGGGGAGGttagtgatgatgatgaggataaTGATGCTCTGAAGGTTGATGAGGCCAAGGTTGATGAAAGCAAACAAATGGATTTTGCAAAGGTTGAGAAGCGTGTTCGAACAACTGGTGGTGGAAGCACTGGAACTGTCAG AAATTTGCGTATTCGGGAGGACACAGCTAAATATCTTTTAAACCTTGATGTCAATTCTGCTTATTATGATCCGAAAACTCGATCCATGCGTGAAGATCCTCTTCCTGATGCTGACCCAAATGAGAAGTTTTATGGA GGAGATAACCAATACAGAGTTAGTGGGCAAGCTCTAGAGTTCAAGAAGCTTAATATTCATGCATGGGAGGCATTTGAAAAAGGACAAGACATCCACATGCAAGCTGCTCCATCTCAAGCAGAATTGCTGTATAAAAACTTTAAGGTCATTAAGGACAAATTGAAGTCACGAATGAAAGATACCATCATGGAGAAGTATGGCAATGCTGCAACCAAAGAAGTACTTCCCAAGGAGCTTCTTTTGGGACAAAGTGAGAAACAAGTTGAATATGATCGTGCCGGCAGAGTTGTAAAGGGCATG GAGACTTCCCTTCCCAAAAGCAAGTATGAAGAGGATGTTTACATCAATAACCACACAAGTGTTTGGGGATCATGGTGGAAGGATCACCAATGGGGATACAAGTGTTGTAAGCAAACAATTCGGAACAGTTACTGCACCGGTGCAGCTGGAATTGAGGTTGCTGAGGAAGCAGCAGGCCTAATGAAGGCGAATGTTGCCCGCAAAGCGGCCTCAGAAG AGATGCCTGCTCCAACAGAAGAGAAAGGGCTTGCTACTTGGGGAACTGATGTACCTGATGATTTGGTTCTTGACCAGAAAAAACTTGATGATGCTCTTAAGAAG gaggataagagaagaaaggaagagaaggatGAAAGAAAGCGTAAATATAATGTTAAATGGGATGATGAG GTTACTCCTGAGGAGATGGAGGCATATCGGATGAAAAAGATACATAACGATGATCCCATGAAAGATTTTCTGCACTGTCAACTGGGTTTGCCTTTCTTCTGGATACTGTAA
- the LOC117614387 gene encoding uncharacterized protein LOC117614387 encodes MISSRPDASMSRRVLAKKLGCAKKAWKSFTNKLQSKLHKLNIPKAVETTTRHLRALRSKFHFLIPSKLRALTKASSTFPRDQFYNHHYEAFESHMGYALGRSSYQYHNKVVHNKNSAAIHIDELFAEPATVYEDTKKNQHSGEQAETSKGKQVVEDNGDGKAVARDKKSLYSVEDAWQAVVAKSPRLRVVDERAEEFITKFRQDMKLQKEKSLLEFQEMLARST; translated from the coding sequence ATGATCTCGTCACGACCTGATGCTTCTATGTCACGCCGGGTGCTGGCAAAGAAGCTTGGCTGCGCCAAGAAGGCGTGGAAGAGCTTCACCAACAAGCTACAATCAAAACTCCACAAGCTCAACATCCCCAAAGCTGTCGAAACAACCACCAGACACCTCCGTGCCTTGCGGAGCAAGTTCCATTTCCTCATCCCATCCAAACTCCGAGCTCTCACCAAAGCTTCCTCTACCTTTCCTAGAGACCAGTTTTACAACCATCACTATGAGGCCTTTGAATCCCACATGGGCTATGCACTAGGTAGATCTAGCTACCAGTACCACAACAAGGTTGTTCATAATAAGAATTCTGCAGCCATACACATAGATGAGCTCTTTGCAGAGCCTGCCACCGTCTATGAGGACACAAAGAAGAACCAGCATTCAGGTGAGCAGGCAGAAACAAGCAAAGGAAAACAAGTGGTCGAGGATAACGGTGATGGGAAGGCTGTAGCAAGAGATAAAAAGAGTTTGTATAGCGTTGAAGATGCATGGCAGGCAGTGGTTGCTAAGTCACCGCGGCTGCGAGTGGTGGATGAGAGGGCAGAGGAGTTCATTACCAAGTTTAGGCAAGACATGAAACTTCAGAAGGAGAAGTCCCTTCTTGAGTTCCAAGAGATGTTGGCTCGGAGTACCTAA
- the LOC117618719 gene encoding probable glutathione S-transferase — MATDKVKLLGYVFSPFSRRVEWALKLKGIDYEYVEEDIFNKSPLLLQLNPVRKKVPVLVHGNEVVSESFTILEYIDETWKQNPLLPQDPYARAISRFWANFTEEKVLDAGFTALICSTGEQQEKALKSTIEALEHIEGDLMGKKILGGESIGYLDIAMGWISYWLPIWEEVGSRQVLDPSKFPATISWINKILSHPVIKDNLPPRDKAVAYFHGRRNFKTSGKT, encoded by the exons ATGGCAACAGATAAGGTTAAGCTTTTAGGGTATGTTTTCAGTCCATTTTCCCGTAGAGTGGAGTGGGCTCTGAAGCTGAAGGGCATTGATTATGAGTATGTAGAAGAAGATATCTTCAACAAAAGCCCTCTTCTTCTGCAACTCAATCCAGTTCGCAAAAAAGTTCCAGTTTTGGTTCATGGCAACGAAGTGGTCTCTGAGTCATTCACTATTCTTGAATATATTGATGAGACATGGAAGCAAAACCCATTGTTGCCTCAAGATCCTTATGCAAGAGCCATATCACGCTTTTGGGCTAACTTCACGGAAGAGAAA gTTCTGGATGCTGGATTTACAGCTTTAATATGCTCCACAGGAGAGCAACAAGAAAAGGCTTTGAAATCAACTATTGAGGCCTTGGAACACATAGAAGGAGACCTCATGGGAAAGAAGATTTTAGGAGGGGAAAGCATTGGGTATTTGGACATTGCAATGGGATGGATCTCTTACTGGCTGCCTATTTGGGAGGAAGTAGGCTCCAGGCAGGTTTTGGACCCTTCAAAATTTCCTGCAACCATTTCATGGATCAACAAAATTCTTAGCCACCCTGTGATCAAGGACAACTTACCTCCTCGAGACAAAGCGGTTGCTTATTTTCACGGGAGGAGAAATTTTAAGACTTCTGGGAAGACTTAG